In the genome of Danio rerio strain Tuebingen ecotype United States chromosome 23, GRCz12tu, whole genome shotgun sequence, one region contains:
- the tpd52l2b gene encoding tpd52 like 2b isoform X9, whose protein sequence is MDTANQDINLNSPHKGLGSDSISDLPEERGAAAVSPGTLPPGLTEEEAEELRLELTKVEEEINTLRQVLSAKERHASELKRKLGLSPLTEFKQNITKSWQDVQTSNAYKKTQETLSQAGQKTSAALSTVGTAISRKLGDMRALPFSNSFGNYSIRHSISMPTMRNSPTFKSFEDKVGNIKYKVVGGKANGESAHSPNESEPAQENAPF, encoded by the exons ATGGACACCGCCAATCaag ACATCAATCTGAACTCGCCACACAAAGGTCTGGGCTCGGACTCGATCTCAGACTTGCCTGAAGAGAGAGGCGCAGCAGCTGTGAGTCCTGGGACTCTCCCTCCAGGCCTGACAGAAGAAGAGGCAGAGGAACTCAGACTGGAGCTCACCAAG GTAGAGGAGGAGATTAACACCTTGCGGCAGGTGTTGTCAGCTAAAGAGCGCCATGCATCAGAGCTGAAGCGCAAACTGGGCCTCAGCCCCCTGACTGAGTTTAAACAGAACATCACTAAAAGCTGGCAAGATGTCCAGACCTCAAATGC GTATAAAAAGACTCAGGAAACGCTGTCTCAGGCTGGACAGAAGACCTCAGCTGCCCTCTCCACCGTTGGCACAGCCATCAGCAGGAAACTGGGTGACATGAG AGCTCTTCCTTTCTCTAACTCCTTTGG CAACTACTCCATTCGTCATTCAATAAGTATGCCAACTATGAG GAACTCTCCAACCTTCAAGTCATTTGAGGACAAAGTTGGAAACATCAAG TATAAGGTGGTTGGAGGCAAAGCCAATGGTGAAAGTGCCCACTCTCCGAATGAGTCGGAACCCGCGCAGGAAAACGCTCCATTTTGA
- the tpd52l2b gene encoding tpd52 like 2b isoform X8, translated as MDTANQDINLNSPHKGLGSDSISDLPEERGAAAVSPGTLPPGLTEEEAEELRLELTKVEEEINTLRQVLSAKERHASELKRKLGLSPLTEFKQNITKSWQDVQTSNAYKKTQETLSQAGQKTSAALSTVGTAISRKLGDMRALPFSNSFGSNYSIRHSISMPTMRNSPTFKSFEDKVGNIKYKVVGGKANGESAHSPNESEPAQENAPF; from the exons ATGGACACCGCCAATCaag ACATCAATCTGAACTCGCCACACAAAGGTCTGGGCTCGGACTCGATCTCAGACTTGCCTGAAGAGAGAGGCGCAGCAGCTGTGAGTCCTGGGACTCTCCCTCCAGGCCTGACAGAAGAAGAGGCAGAGGAACTCAGACTGGAGCTCACCAAG GTAGAGGAGGAGATTAACACCTTGCGGCAGGTGTTGTCAGCTAAAGAGCGCCATGCATCAGAGCTGAAGCGCAAACTGGGCCTCAGCCCCCTGACTGAGTTTAAACAGAACATCACTAAAAGCTGGCAAGATGTCCAGACCTCAAATGC GTATAAAAAGACTCAGGAAACGCTGTCTCAGGCTGGACAGAAGACCTCAGCTGCCCTCTCCACCGTTGGCACAGCCATCAGCAGGAAACTGGGTGACATGAG AGCTCTTCCTTTCTCTAACTCCTTTGG TAGCAACTACTCCATTCGTCATTCAATAAGTATGCCAACTATGAG GAACTCTCCAACCTTCAAGTCATTTGAGGACAAAGTTGGAAACATCAAG TATAAGGTGGTTGGAGGCAAAGCCAATGGTGAAAGTGCCCACTCTCCGAATGAGTCGGAACCCGCGCAGGAAAACGCTCCATTTTGA
- the tpd52l2b gene encoding tpd52 like 2b isoform X7, giving the protein MDTANQDINLNSPHKGLGSDSISDLPEERGAAAVSPGTLPPGLTEEEAEELRLELTKVEEEINTLRQVLSAKERHASELKRKLGLSPLTEFKQNITKSWQDVQTSNAYLSASSTLDDITSSEVYKKTQETLSQAGQKTSAALSTVGTAISRKLGDMSNYSIRHSISMPTMRNSPTFKSFEDKVGNIKYKVVGGKANGESAHSPNESEPAQENAPF; this is encoded by the exons ATGGACACCGCCAATCaag ACATCAATCTGAACTCGCCACACAAAGGTCTGGGCTCGGACTCGATCTCAGACTTGCCTGAAGAGAGAGGCGCAGCAGCTGTGAGTCCTGGGACTCTCCCTCCAGGCCTGACAGAAGAAGAGGCAGAGGAACTCAGACTGGAGCTCACCAAG GTAGAGGAGGAGATTAACACCTTGCGGCAGGTGTTGTCAGCTAAAGAGCGCCATGCATCAGAGCTGAAGCGCAAACTGGGCCTCAGCCCCCTGACTGAGTTTAAACAGAACATCACTAAAAGCTGGCAAGATGTCCAGACCTCAAATGC ATATCTTTCAGCTTCTTCCACTCTGGATGACATTACCAGCTCTGAAGT GTATAAAAAGACTCAGGAAACGCTGTCTCAGGCTGGACAGAAGACCTCAGCTGCCCTCTCCACCGTTGGCACAGCCATCAGCAGGAAACTGGGTGACATGAG CAACTACTCCATTCGTCATTCAATAAGTATGCCAACTATGAG GAACTCTCCAACCTTCAAGTCATTTGAGGACAAAGTTGGAAACATCAAG TATAAGGTGGTTGGAGGCAAAGCCAATGGTGAAAGTGCCCACTCTCCGAATGAGTCGGAACCCGCGCAGGAAAACGCTCCATTTTGA
- the tpd52l2b gene encoding tpd52 like 2b isoform X1, giving the protein MDTANQDINLNSPHKGLGSDSISDLPEERGAAAVSPGTLPPGLTEEEAEELRLELTKVEEEINTLRQVLSAKERHASELKRKLGLSPLTEFKQNITKSWQDVQTSNAYVTMSEKLGQWNEKVKGCDIYLSASSTLDDITSSEVYKKTQETLSQAGQKTSAALSTVGTAISRKLGDMRALPFSNSFGSNYSIRHSISMPTMRNSPTFKSFEDKVGNIKYKVVGGKANGESAHSPNESEPAQENAPF; this is encoded by the exons ATGGACACCGCCAATCaag ACATCAATCTGAACTCGCCACACAAAGGTCTGGGCTCGGACTCGATCTCAGACTTGCCTGAAGAGAGAGGCGCAGCAGCTGTGAGTCCTGGGACTCTCCCTCCAGGCCTGACAGAAGAAGAGGCAGAGGAACTCAGACTGGAGCTCACCAAG GTAGAGGAGGAGATTAACACCTTGCGGCAGGTGTTGTCAGCTAAAGAGCGCCATGCATCAGAGCTGAAGCGCAAACTGGGCCTCAGCCCCCTGACTGAGTTTAAACAGAACATCACTAAAAGCTGGCAAGATGTCCAGACCTCAAATGC CTATGTGACAATGTCAGAAAAGCTGGGCCAGTGGAATGAGAAGGTTAAAGGGTGTGATAT ATATCTTTCAGCTTCTTCCACTCTGGATGACATTACCAGCTCTGAAGT GTATAAAAAGACTCAGGAAACGCTGTCTCAGGCTGGACAGAAGACCTCAGCTGCCCTCTCCACCGTTGGCACAGCCATCAGCAGGAAACTGGGTGACATGAG AGCTCTTCCTTTCTCTAACTCCTTTGG TAGCAACTACTCCATTCGTCATTCAATAAGTATGCCAACTATGAG GAACTCTCCAACCTTCAAGTCATTTGAGGACAAAGTTGGAAACATCAAG TATAAGGTGGTTGGAGGCAAAGCCAATGGTGAAAGTGCCCACTCTCCGAATGAGTCGGAACCCGCGCAGGAAAACGCTCCATTTTGA
- the tpd52l2b gene encoding tpd52 like 2b isoform X5 — MDTANQDINLNSPHKGLGSDSISDLPEERGAAAVSPGTLPPGLTEEEAEELRLELTKVEEEINTLRQVLSAKERHASELKRKLGLSPLTEFKQNITKSWQDVQTSNAYLSASSTLDDITSSEVYKKTQETLSQAGQKTSAALSTVGTAISRKLGDMRALPFSNSFGNYSIRHSISMPTMRNSPTFKSFEDKVGNIKYKVVGGKANGESAHSPNESEPAQENAPF; from the exons ATGGACACCGCCAATCaag ACATCAATCTGAACTCGCCACACAAAGGTCTGGGCTCGGACTCGATCTCAGACTTGCCTGAAGAGAGAGGCGCAGCAGCTGTGAGTCCTGGGACTCTCCCTCCAGGCCTGACAGAAGAAGAGGCAGAGGAACTCAGACTGGAGCTCACCAAG GTAGAGGAGGAGATTAACACCTTGCGGCAGGTGTTGTCAGCTAAAGAGCGCCATGCATCAGAGCTGAAGCGCAAACTGGGCCTCAGCCCCCTGACTGAGTTTAAACAGAACATCACTAAAAGCTGGCAAGATGTCCAGACCTCAAATGC ATATCTTTCAGCTTCTTCCACTCTGGATGACATTACCAGCTCTGAAGT GTATAAAAAGACTCAGGAAACGCTGTCTCAGGCTGGACAGAAGACCTCAGCTGCCCTCTCCACCGTTGGCACAGCCATCAGCAGGAAACTGGGTGACATGAG AGCTCTTCCTTTCTCTAACTCCTTTGG CAACTACTCCATTCGTCATTCAATAAGTATGCCAACTATGAG GAACTCTCCAACCTTCAAGTCATTTGAGGACAAAGTTGGAAACATCAAG TATAAGGTGGTTGGAGGCAAAGCCAATGGTGAAAGTGCCCACTCTCCGAATGAGTCGGAACCCGCGCAGGAAAACGCTCCATTTTGA
- the tpd52l2b gene encoding tpd52 like 2b isoform X4: MDTANQDINLNSPHKGLGSDSISDLPEERGAAAVSPGTLPPGLTEEEAEELRLELTKVEEEINTLRQVLSAKERHASELKRKLGLSPLTEFKQNITKSWQDVQTSNAYLSASSTLDDITSSEVYKKTQETLSQAGQKTSAALSTVGTAISRKLGDMRALPFSNSFGSNYSIRHSISMPTMRNSPTFKSFEDKVGNIKYKVVGGKANGESAHSPNESEPAQENAPF, encoded by the exons ATGGACACCGCCAATCaag ACATCAATCTGAACTCGCCACACAAAGGTCTGGGCTCGGACTCGATCTCAGACTTGCCTGAAGAGAGAGGCGCAGCAGCTGTGAGTCCTGGGACTCTCCCTCCAGGCCTGACAGAAGAAGAGGCAGAGGAACTCAGACTGGAGCTCACCAAG GTAGAGGAGGAGATTAACACCTTGCGGCAGGTGTTGTCAGCTAAAGAGCGCCATGCATCAGAGCTGAAGCGCAAACTGGGCCTCAGCCCCCTGACTGAGTTTAAACAGAACATCACTAAAAGCTGGCAAGATGTCCAGACCTCAAATGC ATATCTTTCAGCTTCTTCCACTCTGGATGACATTACCAGCTCTGAAGT GTATAAAAAGACTCAGGAAACGCTGTCTCAGGCTGGACAGAAGACCTCAGCTGCCCTCTCCACCGTTGGCACAGCCATCAGCAGGAAACTGGGTGACATGAG AGCTCTTCCTTTCTCTAACTCCTTTGG TAGCAACTACTCCATTCGTCATTCAATAAGTATGCCAACTATGAG GAACTCTCCAACCTTCAAGTCATTTGAGGACAAAGTTGGAAACATCAAG TATAAGGTGGTTGGAGGCAAAGCCAATGGTGAAAGTGCCCACTCTCCGAATGAGTCGGAACCCGCGCAGGAAAACGCTCCATTTTGA
- the tpd52l2b gene encoding tpd52 like 2b isoform 1 (isoform 1 is encoded by transcript variant 1), which translates to MDTANQDINLNSPHKGLGSDSISDLPEERGAAAVSPGTLPPGLTEEEAEELRLELTKVEEEINTLRQVLSAKERHASELKRKLGLSPLTEFKQNITKSWQDVQTSNAYLSASSTLDDITSSEVYKKTQETLSQAGQKTSAALSTVGTAISRKLGDMRNSPTFKSFEDKVGNIKYKVVGGKANGESAHSPNESEPAQENAPF; encoded by the exons ATGGACACCGCCAATCaag ACATCAATCTGAACTCGCCACACAAAGGTCTGGGCTCGGACTCGATCTCAGACTTGCCTGAAGAGAGAGGCGCAGCAGCTGTGAGTCCTGGGACTCTCCCTCCAGGCCTGACAGAAGAAGAGGCAGAGGAACTCAGACTGGAGCTCACCAAG GTAGAGGAGGAGATTAACACCTTGCGGCAGGTGTTGTCAGCTAAAGAGCGCCATGCATCAGAGCTGAAGCGCAAACTGGGCCTCAGCCCCCTGACTGAGTTTAAACAGAACATCACTAAAAGCTGGCAAGATGTCCAGACCTCAAATGC ATATCTTTCAGCTTCTTCCACTCTGGATGACATTACCAGCTCTGAAGT GTATAAAAAGACTCAGGAAACGCTGTCTCAGGCTGGACAGAAGACCTCAGCTGCCCTCTCCACCGTTGGCACAGCCATCAGCAGGAAACTGGGTGACATGAG GAACTCTCCAACCTTCAAGTCATTTGAGGACAAAGTTGGAAACATCAAG TATAAGGTGGTTGGAGGCAAAGCCAATGGTGAAAGTGCCCACTCTCCGAATGAGTCGGAACCCGCGCAGGAAAACGCTCCATTTTGA
- the tpd52l2b gene encoding tpd52 like 2b isoform X2, protein MDTANQDINLNSPHKGLGSDSISDLPEERGAAAVSPGTLPPGLTEEEAEELRLELTKVEEEINTLRQVLSAKERHASELKRKLGLSPLTEFKQNITKSWQDVQTSNAYVTMSEKLGQWNEKVKGCDIYLSASSTLDDITSSEVYKKTQETLSQAGQKTSAALSTVGTAISRKLGDMRALPFSNSFGNYSIRHSISMPTMRNSPTFKSFEDKVGNIKYKVVGGKANGESAHSPNESEPAQENAPF, encoded by the exons ATGGACACCGCCAATCaag ACATCAATCTGAACTCGCCACACAAAGGTCTGGGCTCGGACTCGATCTCAGACTTGCCTGAAGAGAGAGGCGCAGCAGCTGTGAGTCCTGGGACTCTCCCTCCAGGCCTGACAGAAGAAGAGGCAGAGGAACTCAGACTGGAGCTCACCAAG GTAGAGGAGGAGATTAACACCTTGCGGCAGGTGTTGTCAGCTAAAGAGCGCCATGCATCAGAGCTGAAGCGCAAACTGGGCCTCAGCCCCCTGACTGAGTTTAAACAGAACATCACTAAAAGCTGGCAAGATGTCCAGACCTCAAATGC CTATGTGACAATGTCAGAAAAGCTGGGCCAGTGGAATGAGAAGGTTAAAGGGTGTGATAT ATATCTTTCAGCTTCTTCCACTCTGGATGACATTACCAGCTCTGAAGT GTATAAAAAGACTCAGGAAACGCTGTCTCAGGCTGGACAGAAGACCTCAGCTGCCCTCTCCACCGTTGGCACAGCCATCAGCAGGAAACTGGGTGACATGAG AGCTCTTCCTTTCTCTAACTCCTTTGG CAACTACTCCATTCGTCATTCAATAAGTATGCCAACTATGAG GAACTCTCCAACCTTCAAGTCATTTGAGGACAAAGTTGGAAACATCAAG TATAAGGTGGTTGGAGGCAAAGCCAATGGTGAAAGTGCCCACTCTCCGAATGAGTCGGAACCCGCGCAGGAAAACGCTCCATTTTGA
- the tpd52l2b gene encoding tpd52 like 2b isoform X10, with protein MDTANQDINLNSPHKGLGSDSISDLPEERGAAAVSPGTLPPGLTEEEAEELRLELTKVEEEINTLRQVLSAKERHASELKRKLGLSPLTEFKQNITKSWQDVQTSNAYKKTQETLSQAGQKTSAALSTVGTAISRKLGDMSNYSIRHSISMPTMRNSPTFKSFEDKVGNIKYKVVGGKANGESAHSPNESEPAQENAPF; from the exons ATGGACACCGCCAATCaag ACATCAATCTGAACTCGCCACACAAAGGTCTGGGCTCGGACTCGATCTCAGACTTGCCTGAAGAGAGAGGCGCAGCAGCTGTGAGTCCTGGGACTCTCCCTCCAGGCCTGACAGAAGAAGAGGCAGAGGAACTCAGACTGGAGCTCACCAAG GTAGAGGAGGAGATTAACACCTTGCGGCAGGTGTTGTCAGCTAAAGAGCGCCATGCATCAGAGCTGAAGCGCAAACTGGGCCTCAGCCCCCTGACTGAGTTTAAACAGAACATCACTAAAAGCTGGCAAGATGTCCAGACCTCAAATGC GTATAAAAAGACTCAGGAAACGCTGTCTCAGGCTGGACAGAAGACCTCAGCTGCCCTCTCCACCGTTGGCACAGCCATCAGCAGGAAACTGGGTGACATGAG CAACTACTCCATTCGTCATTCAATAAGTATGCCAACTATGAG GAACTCTCCAACCTTCAAGTCATTTGAGGACAAAGTTGGAAACATCAAG TATAAGGTGGTTGGAGGCAAAGCCAATGGTGAAAGTGCCCACTCTCCGAATGAGTCGGAACCCGCGCAGGAAAACGCTCCATTTTGA
- the tpd52l2b gene encoding tpd52 like 2b isoform 2 (isoform 2 is encoded by transcript variant 2), with the protein MDTANQDINLNSPHKGLGSDSISDLPEERGAAAVSPGTLPPGLTEEEAEELRLELTKVEEEINTLRQVLSAKERHASELKRKLGLSPLTEFKQNITKSWQDVQTSNAYKKTQETLSQAGQKTSAALSTVGTAISRKLGDMRNSPTFKSFEDKVGNIKYKVVGGKANGESAHSPNESEPAQENAPF; encoded by the exons ATGGACACCGCCAATCaag ACATCAATCTGAACTCGCCACACAAAGGTCTGGGCTCGGACTCGATCTCAGACTTGCCTGAAGAGAGAGGCGCAGCAGCTGTGAGTCCTGGGACTCTCCCTCCAGGCCTGACAGAAGAAGAGGCAGAGGAACTCAGACTGGAGCTCACCAAG GTAGAGGAGGAGATTAACACCTTGCGGCAGGTGTTGTCAGCTAAAGAGCGCCATGCATCAGAGCTGAAGCGCAAACTGGGCCTCAGCCCCCTGACTGAGTTTAAACAGAACATCACTAAAAGCTGGCAAGATGTCCAGACCTCAAATGC GTATAAAAAGACTCAGGAAACGCTGTCTCAGGCTGGACAGAAGACCTCAGCTGCCCTCTCCACCGTTGGCACAGCCATCAGCAGGAAACTGGGTGACATGAG GAACTCTCCAACCTTCAAGTCATTTGAGGACAAAGTTGGAAACATCAAG TATAAGGTGGTTGGAGGCAAAGCCAATGGTGAAAGTGCCCACTCTCCGAATGAGTCGGAACCCGCGCAGGAAAACGCTCCATTTTGA
- the tpd52l2b gene encoding tpd52 like 2b isoform X6, translated as MDTANQDINLNSPHKGLGSDSISDLPEERGAAAVSPGTLPPGLTEEEAEELRLELTKVEEEINTLRQVLSAKERHASELKRKLGLSPLTEFKQNITKSWQDVQTSNAYVTMSEKLGQWNEKVKGCDIYLSASSTLDDITSSEVYKKTQETLSQAGQKTSAALSTVGTAISRKLGDMRNSPTFKSFEDKVGNIKYKVVGGKANGESAHSPNESEPAQENAPF; from the exons ATGGACACCGCCAATCaag ACATCAATCTGAACTCGCCACACAAAGGTCTGGGCTCGGACTCGATCTCAGACTTGCCTGAAGAGAGAGGCGCAGCAGCTGTGAGTCCTGGGACTCTCCCTCCAGGCCTGACAGAAGAAGAGGCAGAGGAACTCAGACTGGAGCTCACCAAG GTAGAGGAGGAGATTAACACCTTGCGGCAGGTGTTGTCAGCTAAAGAGCGCCATGCATCAGAGCTGAAGCGCAAACTGGGCCTCAGCCCCCTGACTGAGTTTAAACAGAACATCACTAAAAGCTGGCAAGATGTCCAGACCTCAAATGC CTATGTGACAATGTCAGAAAAGCTGGGCCAGTGGAATGAGAAGGTTAAAGGGTGTGATAT ATATCTTTCAGCTTCTTCCACTCTGGATGACATTACCAGCTCTGAAGT GTATAAAAAGACTCAGGAAACGCTGTCTCAGGCTGGACAGAAGACCTCAGCTGCCCTCTCCACCGTTGGCACAGCCATCAGCAGGAAACTGGGTGACATGAG GAACTCTCCAACCTTCAAGTCATTTGAGGACAAAGTTGGAAACATCAAG TATAAGGTGGTTGGAGGCAAAGCCAATGGTGAAAGTGCCCACTCTCCGAATGAGTCGGAACCCGCGCAGGAAAACGCTCCATTTTGA
- the tpd52l2b gene encoding tpd52 like 2b isoform X3 gives MDTANQDINLNSPHKGLGSDSISDLPEERGAAAVSPGTLPPGLTEEEAEELRLELTKVEEEINTLRQVLSAKERHASELKRKLGLSPLTEFKQNITKSWQDVQTSNAYVTMSEKLGQWNEKVKGCDIYLSASSTLDDITSSEVYKKTQETLSQAGQKTSAALSTVGTAISRKLGDMSNYSIRHSISMPTMRNSPTFKSFEDKVGNIKYKVVGGKANGESAHSPNESEPAQENAPF, from the exons ATGGACACCGCCAATCaag ACATCAATCTGAACTCGCCACACAAAGGTCTGGGCTCGGACTCGATCTCAGACTTGCCTGAAGAGAGAGGCGCAGCAGCTGTGAGTCCTGGGACTCTCCCTCCAGGCCTGACAGAAGAAGAGGCAGAGGAACTCAGACTGGAGCTCACCAAG GTAGAGGAGGAGATTAACACCTTGCGGCAGGTGTTGTCAGCTAAAGAGCGCCATGCATCAGAGCTGAAGCGCAAACTGGGCCTCAGCCCCCTGACTGAGTTTAAACAGAACATCACTAAAAGCTGGCAAGATGTCCAGACCTCAAATGC CTATGTGACAATGTCAGAAAAGCTGGGCCAGTGGAATGAGAAGGTTAAAGGGTGTGATAT ATATCTTTCAGCTTCTTCCACTCTGGATGACATTACCAGCTCTGAAGT GTATAAAAAGACTCAGGAAACGCTGTCTCAGGCTGGACAGAAGACCTCAGCTGCCCTCTCCACCGTTGGCACAGCCATCAGCAGGAAACTGGGTGACATGAG CAACTACTCCATTCGTCATTCAATAAGTATGCCAACTATGAG GAACTCTCCAACCTTCAAGTCATTTGAGGACAAAGTTGGAAACATCAAG TATAAGGTGGTTGGAGGCAAAGCCAATGGTGAAAGTGCCCACTCTCCGAATGAGTCGGAACCCGCGCAGGAAAACGCTCCATTTTGA
- the tpd52l2b gene encoding tpd52 like 2b isoform X11 yields MDTANQDINLNSPHKGLGSDSISDLPEERGAAAVSPGTLPPGLTEEEAEELRLELTKVEEEINTLRQVLSAKERHASELKRKLGLSPLTEFKQNITKSWQDVQTSNAYKKTQETLSQAGQKTSAALSTVGTAISRKLGDMRALPFSNSFG; encoded by the exons ATGGACACCGCCAATCaag ACATCAATCTGAACTCGCCACACAAAGGTCTGGGCTCGGACTCGATCTCAGACTTGCCTGAAGAGAGAGGCGCAGCAGCTGTGAGTCCTGGGACTCTCCCTCCAGGCCTGACAGAAGAAGAGGCAGAGGAACTCAGACTGGAGCTCACCAAG GTAGAGGAGGAGATTAACACCTTGCGGCAGGTGTTGTCAGCTAAAGAGCGCCATGCATCAGAGCTGAAGCGCAAACTGGGCCTCAGCCCCCTGACTGAGTTTAAACAGAACATCACTAAAAGCTGGCAAGATGTCCAGACCTCAAATGC GTATAAAAAGACTCAGGAAACGCTGTCTCAGGCTGGACAGAAGACCTCAGCTGCCCTCTCCACCGTTGGCACAGCCATCAGCAGGAAACTGGGTGACATGAG AGCTCTTCCTTTCTCTAACTCCTTTGGGTAA